The Bacillus sp. Marseille-Q1617 genome has a segment encoding these proteins:
- a CDS encoding BsuPI-related putative proteinase inhibitor encodes MKKLIIALTGALVLGGLAGCGTSQEPEQNETETSGTPDSNQSEKGIVAGSMEPSLIKQEEKNGQPVYEYKIKNQTEKEKTFVFSSGQTIDFEVRDKDGAVVYRDSENKMYTQAIQEITLKQGEEFSRNLVLPKLESGSYKLTVWLTAKGESQYKVVEDILVP; translated from the coding sequence ATGAAGAAGCTGATCATTGCACTGACAGGGGCACTCGTCCTTGGCGGTTTAGCCGGATGCGGAACCTCCCAGGAACCGGAACAAAACGAGACAGAGACAAGCGGCACCCCTGATTCAAATCAATCAGAGAAAGGAATTGTTGCAGGCAGCATGGAACCTTCTTTAATCAAGCAAGAGGAAAAAAACGGCCAGCCCGTCTATGAGTACAAGATTAAAAATCAGACAGAAAAAGAAAAGACCTTTGTGTTTTCGTCCGGTCAAACAATCGACTTCGAAGTAAGAGATAAGGATGGAGCTGTCGTTTACCGGGATTCTGAAAACAAGATGTATACGCAGGCCATTCAAGAAATCACGCTGAAGCAAGGAGAGGAATTTTCCCGGAATCTCGTTCTGCCCAAGCTTGAAAGCGGTTCATACAAACTGACAGTATGGCTGACAGCCAAGGGAGAAAGTCAGTACAAAGTGGTTGAGGACATTCTTGTTCCATAA